The Fusobacterium necrophorum subsp. necrophorum genome includes the window GGCTATGGCTTTGGAAGGAAAACCGGTAACGATTCGAACGATGGATATTGGAGGAGATAAATCTCTTCCTTATATGGAGCTTCCAAAAGAAGAAAATCCTTTTTTAGGCTGGAGAGCCATTCGAGTTTGTTTGGACAGAATTGAAATTTTGGAAACACAATTCAAAGCTTTGTTACGAGCTTCCGCCTTCGGAACTATAAAAATTATGTTGCCTATGATTATGGATATTACAGAAATTCGAAGAGCCAAAGCCTTGTTGGAAAAGTGTAAGGCGGAGTTGAAAGAAAAAGGAATTGCTTTTGATGAAAAAATTCCGTTGGGAATTATGGTAGAAACTCCTGCTGTTGCCTTTCGAGCGAAATATTTTGCAAAAGAAGTGGATTTCTTTTCCATTGGAACCAATGATTTAACACAGTATACCTTAGCGGTGGATCGAGGGAACGAAAATATTTCTCATTTGTATGACAGTTACAACCCGGCTGTGTTACAAGCGATTCAAGCTTCTATCGAGGGAGCTCACGAAGCAGGAATTCAAATCTCCATGTGTGGGGAATTTGCAGGAGATGAAAAGGCAACCGCTCTTTTATTCGGAATGGGCTTGGACGCTTTCTCCATGTCCGCCATTTCAGTTCCGAGAATCAAACAAAACATTTTACGACTTGAAAAAGCTTCTGCAACAGCCTTAGTCAATAGAGTCATGAGCTGTGCAACCAGCGAAGAAGTGATGCAGGAAATTAAAAATTTTCAAGAAAGTTTAGAAAACATATAGAGAAAATCTTTAAGGCTATCTCAAACATACTATTTTGAGATAGCTCTTTTTATAGCCAAAATCTTTTCTCTAATTTTGTTACAGTATTCCAGTTTTTCTAAATCAAAAAAAGCTATATTGAATTTGAAAAAATGTTTGAGATATAGTATAATGATAAGAAAAAACAATGGGGTGTTATTATGTCAGTTTTCATAAAACTGTTACTTATCTTTTTATTGGTCGCCTGTGGAGCTTTTTTTGCCATCAGTGAAATTGCCTTGGCAGGAGCAAGAAAGCTAAAATTACATACTTTGATGGAAGAAGGAGATAGAAGAGCGGAAAAAATTTTAAAAATCCAAGAAAATTCAGGAGATTTCTTTGCAGTCGTACAGATCGGAATCAATGCCGCTTCCATTTTAGGAGGAAGTCTCGGAGCAAGTATCATTCAAGATATTCTGACACAAATTCCATGGTTGGCTCCTCTTCGTCACATGGGAAATATCATTTCTTTCCTTTTTATTACTTTCTTGTTTATTCAATTTGCCGATTTGATTCCCAAAAGAATTGCGATGGTGTATCCGGAAAGAATTGCCTTAAGAACAATTAACCTCATGCTGCTTCTTATTTTTCTCTTAAAGCCGGTTATCAAAATTATCAATGTGGTTGCAAACTTTATTTTTCGAATCTTTCATATCGACTCCGCTCGAAATGAAACAGTCACCTATGATGATATTTTTGCAGTTGTGGATGCCGGAGCGGAATCCGGAGTACTACAGGAAAAAGAACATTCTCTGATTGAAAATATTTTTGAATTGGATTCCCGTTGGGTAAGTTCCATTATGACAACAAGAGATGAAATTTCCTATTTGGCTCTGGACGATACCGAAGAAGAACTCCGTGAAAAAATTATGGACTATCCGCATAATAAATTTTTAATCACAGCTTCCGATATTGATTCCATTTTAGGATATATCACTTCAAAAGATCTCTTACCAAGCATTATGCTAAATCAAAAACCGATTTCAGAGTTGATTAAAAACTACAGAAAAAATCTTTTGATTTTACCAAATACTTTGACTCTTTCAGAAACTTTGGATCGTTTCAACGAAGCTCAGGACGATTTTGCTATTATTTTAAATGAATATGGGTTAGTCGTAGGACTGGTAACCATGAAAGACGTGGTAAATACTCTTATGGGAGATATTGTATTTCAAAGTTCGGAGGACCAACAAATCATTGAGCGAGACGAACACTCCTGGTTGATTGACGGAGTAACTCCGATTGAAGATGTGAAAAAAGTATTGGAAAGAATCGAGAAGTTTCCCGAAGAAGATAGTTATGAGAGTATTGCAGGTTTTTTGATGTATATGTTGAAAATGATTCCGAAACGAGGAGCAAGATTGGAATTTATGAATTATCAATTCGAAATTGTAGATGTGGACAACTTTAAAATTGATCAAATTTTAGTCATCGATACTCTGGAAGAAGAAAAAGAAATAGAAGAGGAAACTACAGAAAGCCGCTGAAATAGTGGCTTTCTTTTATTTCAAATGGTATTTTATTTCCATAATATCGTCATCCTAATTTTTCTTATCAATTCTACAGAAAGATTAAAATTGATAATGAAAGCCTGCACTATAAGCTCTTCCCGGTGACAGAGTGACTATTCTGAAATCCTGTCTTAAAATTGTACAAAAAATAGAACTGGAAGGCTCAAAACCAATTCCAACGAAAAATCGGCATGTATAGCAGTCAATCTTTTCCTTTTTTGCAGTTTTTTATCCCAAACATCGAAACTCCTCTAAAAATCATGCTTTTCAAACAAAATAAGAAACGATTTCAGCCCTCTGTAAAAAATTAGCCTAAGGAAAATACCCTAACCCCTTTTGAGAAAGCTTATTTTGCCTCCTATGTGTCAAGGCATAGAAGAGATATATAGAAAATTTTTGAATATTTTTATTTTTCGTTATCAGTATCATTTTTTATTGACAAATACCCTATTCTTTTATAACTCTCCAAATACACGCAATCAACTCAAAAAAAGAGAGGTTAAAATAATTTTTAATCTCTCTTTTGTCTACAGTCTGAACTGCTTACAATTTATAAGCAGTTCATTTCCTTCTTTTTTTAATCTCTTTTTTAGTACAGCCCAATAGGTACTAGCCCCTCTTGCATTTTCTTGTTCCATCAAAGCTCCAACTACATCCACCACACTAAAATACCATTCTTCTTTTTCTTCGTCCCAAACGGAACGTATCTCTTTATTTTCATACAATTTTATTTCGTCCATTATGACACCCTGCCTCTTTTATATATTATTCTTTTAAACAACCTTTTTCTCTCATTTCGTCTATTATATTATACCTTAAATTTATAATTTTGTCTTCTTCTAACTGATATACTCCTTAAAGTAAATTTCCAGTGCTTTTTCTATAATCCCTTCTTCTTCTTTCACTTTACCTTGAAAGAATTTTTGATAAATACTCTGAGATAGCTTGATATTCTGATACTCTTTCATCTTCGGTTTTTTCAAATTCAACAAGTATGTTGTAAGCAGCTCTTGATTCAGCGCTTCCTGTCTGTTCATCAGATGAAGTGCTTTAGCATCACTTGGTTTTTTGGTTTTAAGGTTAATTCCATTTCTTCACATTGCTGATTACAAAATCGTGAATGTTACAGAACTTTCTTTTTTCATGATTTAGCAAATAACAAAGAAAAAACATATGTCACATGTCTCGAGAAAAATTTATCCAACAAGTATTAATTCATCTTCCTCCAAAACATTTTAAAATGATTTCTCGTTTTGGTTTTTATTCGCGTAGAAAACCAGATACTTTAAAAATACATATGGCATTCTTACAAAAAAATATATGCTAGAAAATTTTCAAATGCATCCTTTCGTATGTCCCAATTGCCATATCTCCATGAAGAAAAAAGAACTTTACATCACGGTACGATGGTATGGAAGAAAGATTCACACCTCCTATTTTTCCAAAACCTAATATTTCATTAGGTCTTTTCACATGTAAAAAAATATTTTTTCTCTTTTCTTGAACTTTTTTCCTTCTTCAACACTAAATTTCTTTAAGTATTTTGTTTATTCTTTCCATTTATAATTTCCTAAAGAATAAAATAATGAATATAGATTATAAATATTAAAAATGAAAGGGGAGATAAAAAATGCTTATTAAAGTAAAAAAGTTCCAAAAATTTTTTATGTTCATTTTTGTTTTATGTTCATTTTCTACAATGGCAAATACGATTGATAAAGAATTGATGGAAAAATTTCGTGAGAAAATAAAAATAGAAGAACAAAAAAAAGTAGAAGAACTTAAAAAACTGGAAGAAACAAGACTGGAAGAGGAAAGAATAAAAGAAGAAGAAAGACAAAGAATAGAAAGAGAACAGAAATTAAAAGAAGAAAATGAAAAAAAGGAAGCAATGAAATTACTGAAAGAAAAAAGAAGAGAATATTCAGAATCATTGCAAGATAAGGTATATAGACCTGGAAATAATATGGATAAACAGTTGGCCGCAACTGAAAGAGCTTTTAAAGTTGGGGAAGAAAGAATCTCTTTTACAAAAGTCAAAGAAGAAAATTTAATGAATCAAGAAAAAGCATTGGGTATAGAAAAAGATCATTCATCAGAATTTATTTCTGAAAAGTTTGATAAATTAAATGAGAAATATAAATCATCCAATGAAGAAGTAGCAAAACTATTAAAACAAAGAGAAGAAATAAAAGAAAATTTAAAGAAACTGGAAGAAATGGAGAAAAAAATAAAACAATAGGGGGAGATAAAATGAAAAAATCAGAAATGGAAAAAACATTAAAACGTTACTTAAAAAGAAAAATAAGATATTCTTTTTCATTTTTAATAGCGTTTTTAATAACAGGGACTTTCTCATTTGCCAGTGAACTATCACGGAAAGAATTACTGTTAAGGATAAAAATAGAGAGAGAAAAACTGGAAGAAATGCTAAGGGAAAATGAAAGAAGCCTTAATAAATTAAGAAAAGAAAATATAAAGCTTGTAAAAGAGGCGGATTTTTATGTGAAACCGGAAAAAGCTACCGGAGTTTCATTTTTAGCTGAATACAGAGATAGTCATTCTGTAGAAAAAGAATGGAAGGGAAGTAGAAGAGAAAATACTTCAATGGATGGAAAGAGAGGACTGTTTAATTCAGAACTTTCTTTTCAAACATCAGAAAATTTAACAGAAAATGAAAAAACATTATTGGAAGCAACAAAATATACAAACACAGTTGATAAAAGATCGAGCGGTTGGCTGAATATGAGTCCCAGTTATTCAAAAAACACCAATATTTATGATGCTGAGGCAAGAGTATTTATATTACCGGTAGTAAATCCGCCAACAGTGAAAACTCCGGTAGTTCCAACTGTAAGTTTTACAACACCAACAGCACCGGCAGAATTAAGGATTTCTGAACCATCGCTTATAAATATAGCTGTAGGAGCAATAAATGTGAATACACCGGTAGTTACAGTGCCGACAGTTAATATTCCTGCCAGCCCAACAACGCCAGCAACACCATTGGTAGCAGTTAATGAACCGAATATGAGTATAGCAATAGGAGCAATAAATGTGGGAACACCGGCGGCATTAACTGTTCCAAGTTTAACAGCACCAATAGTTAATGTAAATGTAAGTCCTAATGTCCCTCCAAGTATTGTGCCTCCTAATCCGACAGTCGTGCCTCCTGATTCACCGGAAGCACCTAATTTTGGAGTATATGTAAGAAAAAGAGGAAATTGGTTACGTGGAGTATCTGGAGTAGATTCTGATGATAACGATAATAATTCAGGTTTTAATAATTTTGATAGACGTATAGATAGGTGGGTTGGTGTAAACAATACCAATACATCTATCAATAACGCTCCTTTCTTTTCTTTAAACGGGACTATATCAGGGAAAGATGGAAAACGTGACAGTCAGGTAATTGCTATTTCTGAATGGAATTCAGACGGAACTTTAAAAAAAATAACGAATAAATATACGGATATTAAGCATGATACAGCTACCAAAGATCTACATCCTACCAATGCTTGGTTTAACCCTGCTTCACTTTCTAAAAGTGAGACTCCATTTCAAGGAGTTGATGCAAATACCCTAACATCTAACGAAGATAATGCTTCACAAGGAAATGCTGATTCAAAAAAAACAGATAATCTCATAGCAAACAAAAGACAACAAAACTGGATATTTCAAGGAGCACCTACACTTGTGAAAGATATGACTATTACAGTTGGAGGATTAGGGTATGATAAGAAAATTCCATACAAGGATTCTACTGATAAAGTAATAGGAACCTATGCACCTAATCAAGGAACGGCAATTTTTGCACAAACAAGGGGAGTACGGATGAAAAATGTGCAGATAAATTTACAAGGCCATACTACTGTTGCAGATATAGATAGCCAAGGAAATTATGAAGCTAAGTTTGAAAATGTGGATATAGATATTAAAAATGAATATAATACAATTTTTTCTTTGAGTTCGGTTACTACTAACAGACACAGATATCATAATTCTGATAATTTGGCTCCTCATGCTACTGATTCTTCACCCTCATCTTTATATGCAGATTTTGGTTGGGGCGCT containing:
- a CDS encoding hemolysin family protein, translating into MSVFIKLLLIFLLVACGAFFAISEIALAGARKLKLHTLMEEGDRRAEKILKIQENSGDFFAVVQIGINAASILGGSLGASIIQDILTQIPWLAPLRHMGNIISFLFITFLFIQFADLIPKRIAMVYPERIALRTINLMLLLIFLLKPVIKIINVVANFIFRIFHIDSARNETVTYDDIFAVVDAGAESGVLQEKEHSLIENIFELDSRWVSSIMTTRDEISYLALDDTEEELREKIMDYPHNKFLITASDIDSILGYITSKDLLPSIMLNQKPISELIKNYRKNLLILPNTLTLSETLDRFNEAQDDFAIILNEYGLVVGLVTMKDVVNTLMGDIVFQSSEDQQIIERDEHSWLIDGVTPIEDVKKVLERIEKFPEEDSYESIAGFLMYMLKMIPKRGARLEFMNYQFEIVDVDNFKIDQILVIDTLEEEKEIEEETTESR